The genomic interval attCATCCCACAAAgaggaaatttgcaatttgcatttcatgttgataaagttcaaacccttgattattagcctgcaaactacattagtgcattaaagtacaacacaaatgacccagacgtagtggaggtctgtgctctaatcagaccattttctaataatataaattacaatatatatgataaattattgacaaaaatgcacatgctatgattatattacttgtactgattgacttaaaaaagatcatttataagtggtgttgttgatcagcatacttgtgaacaccagcacATGTTATGGTGAAGTTCAtattaccagtgtgaacgttgcatttgcatacagagatgtgtggaaccacatcggactgttaaacagtgcACTgttaaacagtaaaacagttagctttacccctgactgcctcgtgcaactctgatggtggaAAAAGTTTGCTTGACTTACATCCCGGGGGATATTTAacgttatctatcgctaacctgcagcccTTTAAACCCTTTGAATAAGTCTGTATGTCAGTCAGCTGAAAGTGCTTCTGCggaccgtcctaggcttgttgaagaagcagaCGCACGGAGCAAACATTTGGCTTATgttgccgacagtaagggcaagcccacggacactaCAAAGCTGTCTGTAAACCATGTTTTAAATCCCTAATGACCAAGGGAGCCAAcacgtctgtctcgctctgctctgtgactgtctgtctgtcactgtgaaaccacgcccactccggctgcaggcagtgaggaagcagagagaagctgcacacacagacacgcctCCCTgctgtcgcacaaagttcataaagtaccaatactaataaaacgtgagaaagtattgtttttagcggctgggtaccgcggtacctttctagtatcgatttaccgtgcaacactactCAAAAGTACTTCATAGATGTTTGGAGTgggcaacaaaataaaaattgtgaaaacattctcgagtaacttttttttttttttaaatagaaatcATCACTAATGTGCATACAATGATtaagtgggtaaagacaagtatCAGAAAAAGTGGAACAagctggtaagttcagaaaaggACATCACTTTAcagtaatgcagcctttaaaaccagaaaaaagCGCAATCccacaatataacaatattttGTCTCAGATAGTTAgtcacaagacaacaatataacatctaTATGTTGCCCAGCCATAGTGAAATTTGGAAAGTTTGAGGATTGAAACCTCAAATGACACAGCTGAATAGTATGATAGTATGTGGTGTATGCCTTCACAAACCACTGATAATGGTGATGCTTACTGGAGAGGAAATTCTGAAGTCTTATACATACTATACAGACACCACAACTtatttttgtggttgttttattaaaaaaatgaatagctATATAAAGAACAAGCCTCAGTTTCATAGCTCTTTTAGAAAATAATAAGCATGCCAAATACTGTGCTGAAATGACACTGGAGGTATTACTGTACTTGTGTGTTCTTGACTTGTATGTTTGAAATATGGAGTGATTTTTAGCAGCTTCACAGTTTGACAGCCACTTTCTCACTAATGAGGTTGTATGTGTCCATTTTTAATCTGCATGGTGCAGGGGAGCGCATCCTGGGCTGCCCAGAGGAGCCGTGCTATCTCTGGTTTGTCATGGAGTTTTGCGAGGGAGGGGACCTCAACCAGTACATCTTGTCCCGCCGGCCCGACCCCCagacaaacaggagctttatgCGCCAGCTGACGAGTGCTGTAGCTTTCCTGCACAAGAACAACATCGTCCATCGTGATCTGAAGCCAGACAACATTCTTATCTCACAgaaatctggttcacctgttCTCAAAGTGGCTGACTTCGGCCTCAGTAAAGTTTGTGCTGGCCTAAACTCCAAGAACAGTGAAGACCTGCCTGTGTTGGGTGCGGGTGGCAAAGGCAGCAACCAGAACAACATTGTCAATATAAACAAGTTCTGGTTGTCGTCAGCATGTGGCTCGGATTTTTACATGGCCCCTGAGGTGTGGGAGGGCCACTACACAGCCAAGGCTGACATCTTTGCCCTAGGCATCATCTTCTGGGCAATGATCGAGCGGATCACTTTCATTGATGCAGAGTCCAAGCGTGAACTTCTGGGCACCTACATACGCCAGGGCTCAGAGATTGTACCCGTAGGAGAGGCTCTGTTGGAGAACCCCAAAATGGTTCTCCATATCCCTCAGAGAGCTAGGAGCTCTATGTCTGAGGGGGTGAAGAAACTCCTTCAGGACATGCTTGCAGTCAACCCTCAGGACCGACCGGACGCCTTCCAGCTTGAGGTGCGGATGGACCAAGTCACGTGTGCTGCATGACAGCCACCACCTTCCCAAAACCTTTCCTTTTTGAACCTAACCAGTCAAAGAAGGGACCCCTTTCCTTTCCAGGTAAGCTCCACTCCCTTGATAACTTATTAGTTACTTACTATTTTCCTAACTTTGGGCATGTTCTCTAAGTAAGTCATACACAATCAAAGAACATGCATGCATTAAACTATAGAGGTGTGTGGTGATTAGTGGGGCTTGTAGCCCTCAGGCTCCTCTGTGACACTGGACTCACCAGTACTGGCTGAAAGGGAGCACTGGCCTTTGGTAACCACCAACTGAAACAGGTATTCTTACTTTGAGCTGACAAAAATCACAAGCAGTCAGATTATCCATTTTGTTGAAACCACTTAATTAGGGGCTAAAACAGAAAACTATTCTGTCCAAACTGTTGTTCTTAAATCCCTCATTCAAGAGGAAAACCGTGAAAACAAGGGCTGACTAATGCCAAAAGTACGGGCCACACCGGCACACCTGGAGTGTCAGGCCCCTCTCAATGGAAAGTTTGGTTCAACTTAAGTTTATTTGTTCTTACTTAAAGGAGAAAACGGCCATCCTGGAGATTTGATGAGTAATGTCTCCGCACTAGATTTAATCTACTTAATTAGTACAGTGTTAATGTTACTGATGAGAGCAAAATAGCTAAAACCTCCAAAATACGATCTAAGTTATAATGAACTGAAATATCCTTTTGGAAAACtattaagaaaaatgtatttaattttgtcATGATGAGTCTGATGATCTATTGGACCATATGAACCACAAGTGGCTGACAAGACATGAGGTGACACGAGGTGACATGTTGGCCTAGTCCCTTTACTCCAAATAGTTCCTAAGCCTTACTCCTGCTCCCGATTTCTGCCAAGGCTTCCCAAGTCACTGTCAAGGAAACAGGATTAACCAAAGTGAAAGTATCCATTGCAGAGCACTGACGTCAAGACATAAAACTGAGCCATTTATAGAGTTAACAAGATGACTGAGGTGCACAAGTTGACTAATAGTCCCTGTCACTGCAGGATGAATGTATGACTGCCACGAACtaacaaacacagaagaaagGTTTAAGGTGAAGTTAGGTAACAGGAGCTGTGTTGATGGCATGGAGAGGGTGGTGTAAGAGCACAGCTAGTGAATAAACAGAAGAGATGATGACTTTGAGATCGGCACTGGGAATCAAGCAGGGTACACCCCAGGCCCAAGGGCAGACAGCCCAATTTATTATGTGTAGtctgtgtgcgtgagagagagacagaaagagagagcgaaTCAACAGTCAAGATTAATCAACAGGAATTTGGCATTAACTTGACATGTTTTGTACCTGACTTAACCTGGTTCATAATCACACCTGAAACTTAATTGCATTTCTTGTGAAAACA from Sparus aurata chromosome 7, fSpaAur1.1, whole genome shotgun sequence carries:
- the stk35 gene encoding serine/threonine-protein kinase 35; protein product: MPTFNKEEVMDICDGKKRRKVSGGMRGCRRSVAAGKMKRDLTLGRILRSRTVEDNNHTEPMEEEEDDDDCFSISFLRNDRLEPPVVVSPRYSLLREVGRGSYGVVYEAIARKTGARVAVKRLQCDAPENVELALAEFWALTSLENRHQNVVQLEECVMQRNGLAQKMSHGNKRSKQYLRLVETSLKGERILGCPEEPCYLWFVMEFCEGGDLNQYILSRRPDPQTNRSFMRQLTSAVAFLHKNNIVHRDLKPDNILISQKSGSPVLKVADFGLSKVCAGLNSKNSEDLPVLGAGGKGSNQNNIVNINKFWLSSACGSDFYMAPEVWEGHYTAKADIFALGIIFWAMIERITFIDAESKRELLGTYIRQGSEIVPVGEALLENPKMVLHIPQRARSSMSEGVKKLLQDMLAVNPQDRPDAFQLEVRMDQVTCAA